One Purpureocillium takamizusanense chromosome 12, complete sequence DNA window includes the following coding sequences:
- the SNQ2_3 gene encoding ATP-binding cassette transporter snq2 (EggNog:ENOG503NTZE~antiSMASH:Cluster_12.1~TransMembrane:14 (i542-563o575-596i617-643o649-670i682-702o787-807i1200-1220o1226-1245i1257-1275o1295-1328i1340-1362o1368-1388i1400-1419o1491-1511i)~COG:Q): MAPDAKAESPGTLASSESTLHASNHAHDARQQQQRDAGQHGRREEKEEGQNEKGSPGHTPSDQESAEYAPIKTNTQTGAGSPPLERRRTIQTEDDLFRVLSRRRTMTRTDTGLSAAEQEEESQEIERLMSRLFGRARQERSEEEKTRHSGVVFRDLTVKGVGLGASLQPTVGDVFLGLPRTLRNLFRRGPKAAAAKPPVRELISHFDGCVRPGELLLVLGRPGSGCTTFLKAFCNQRAGFEAVEGDVKYGGTDAGVMGKHFRGEVIYNPEDDLHYATLTVRRTLRFALQTRTPGKESRLEGETRADYVREFLRTVTKLFWIEHTLGTKVGNEFVHGVSGGERKRVSIAEAMITRASVQGWDNSSKGLDASTALEYVRAIRTMTNMADVSTAVSLYQAGESLYDLVDKVLLIDGGKCLYFGPAEDAKRYFIDLGFECPERWTTADFLTSVSDEHERSVRQGWEDRIPRSPDAFFDAYRASGVYRKNMADVEAFEKEAAEQARVREERQSKRTEEKNYTLPFHQQVLACTKRQFLVMLGDRASLFGKWGGLVFQGLIVGSLFFNMPQTAAGAFPRGGTLFFLLLFNALLALAEMTAAFSSKPILLKHKSFSFYRPSAFAVAQTVVDIPLVLTQVVIFTLIIYFMANLSRTASQFFITILILWLVTMTTYAFFRAIAAFCRTIDVATRFTGISVQILIVYTGYLIPPKSMHPWFSWLRWINWIQYGFECLMANEFAGLSLECVPPYLVPQVPGAEPRYQSCALQGSQPGQTNVDGSRYIQEAFSYSRSHLWRNFGFLWAFFFFFVLLTALGMELMKPNAGGGAITIFKRGQVPKKVETAIDTGGRDQRNDEEHGPVAHVTPAMAGNEAGKEGESSNDDGQVMKRIAKNETVFTFRNINYTIPYEKGERRLLQDVQGFVRPGKLTALMGASGAGKTTLLNALAQRINFGTITGEFLVDGRPLPKSFQRATGFAEQMDVHEPTATVREALQFSALLRQPREVAREEKLAYCETIIDLLEMRDIAGATIGIIGEGLNQEQRKRLTIGVELASKPELLMFLDEPTSGLDSGAAFNIVRFLRKLADAGQAVLCTIHQPSAVLFEHFDELLLLKSGGRVVYHGELGRDSQTLLRYFESHGAHRCPPDANPAEYMLEAIGAGDPNYRGKDWGDEWAASEEHGARGREIDDMISRRSHVEPSQSLRDDREYAAPLSAQVSAVMRRAFVAYWRTPSYIVGKFMLHILTGLFNCFTFWRLGYSTIDYQNRLFSIFMTLTISPPLIQQLQPVFLNSRNIFESRENSAKIYSWVAWVTAAVAVEIPYAIVAGGIYFCCWWWGIFGTRVSGFTSGFSFLLVLLFELYYVSFGQAIAAFAPNELLASLLVPIFFLFVVSFCGVVVPPMQLPTFWRSWMYWLSPFHYLLEAFLGAAIHDQPVECSDDEYARFVAPAGRSCEQYAGSYVAQAGGYLRTAADGQCEYCQYATGDDFGAGFSVYYSHIWRDFGIFCGFIAFNYAVIFFATWLRFRAKNPLKPLLRRLQKPKE; the protein is encoded by the exons ATGGCGCCGGACGCAAAGGCCGAGTCTCCCGGGACGTTggcgtcgtccgagtcgacgCTGCACGCAAGCAATCATGCCCACGATGCtcgacaacagcagcagcgcgacgcagggcagcacggccgccgcgaagaAAAGGAGGAAGGGCAGAATGAAAAGGGCTCTCCCGGCCACACGCCGTCGGACCAAGAGTCGGCCGAGTATGCGCCCATCAAGACAAACACCCAaacgggcgcgggcagccCGCCGCTCGAGCGCCGGCGCACCATCCagaccgaggacgacctcTTCCGGGTTctctcgcggcggcgcaccatGACGCGCACCGACACGGggctctcggcggcggagcaggaggaggagtcgcAGGAGATTGAGCGTCTCATGTCGCGGCTGTTCggtcgcgcgcgccaggagcgcagcgaggaggagaagacgaggcacagcggcgtcgtcttccgcgACCTCACCGTCAAGGGCGTCGGCCTGGGCGCCAGCCTGCAGCCGACGGTGGGCGACgtcttcctcggcctgccgcgCACGCTGCGCAACCTCTTCCGCCGGGGccccaaggcggcggccgcgaagCCCCCCGTGCGGGAGCTCATCAGCCACTTCGACGGGTGCGTGCGTCCCggtgagctgctgctggtgctgggccGTCCCGGGTCCGGGTGCACCACGTTCCTCAAGGCCTTTTGCAaccagcgggcgggcttcgaggcggtcgagggcgacgtcaaGTACGGGGGCAccgacgcgggcgtcatgggcaAGCACTTCCGCGGCGAGGTCATCTACAaccccgaggacgacctgcACTACGCGACGCTGACGGTGCGGCGGACGCTGCGGTTCGCGCTGCAGACGCGGACGCCCGGCAAGGAGTcgcggctcgagggcgagacgcGCGCCGACTACGTGCGCGAGTTCCTGCGCACCGTCACCAAGCTCTTCTGGATCGAGCACACGCTCGGGACCAAGGTCGGCAACGAGTTTGTGCAcggcgtctcgggcggcgagcgcaagcgcgtcagcatcgccgaggccatgatCACGCGCGCCTCGGTCCAGGGCTGGGACAACTCGAGCAAGGGGCTCgacgccagcaccgcccTCGAGTACGTCCGCGCCATCCGCACCATGACCAACATGGCCGACGTCTCCACCGCCGTCTCCCTCTACCAGGCCGGCGAGTCGCTctacgacctcgtcgacaaggtccttctcatcgacggcggcaagtgCCTGTACTTTGGccccgccgaggacgcgaaGCGCTACTTTATCGACCTCGGCTTCGAGTGCCCCGAGCGATGGACCACGGCCGACTTCCTGACCTCGGTgagcgacgagcacgagagGAGCGTGCGCCAGGGCTGGGAGGACCGCATCCCGCGCTCGCCCGACGCCTTCTTCGACGCGTACCGCGCCAGCGGCGTCTACCGCAAGAacatggccgacgtcgaggcctttgagaaggaggccgccgagcaggcccgcgtgcgcgaggagcgccagTCCAAGCGGACCGAGGAGAAGAACTACACGCTGCCCTTCCACCAGCAGGTCCTGGCCTGCACCAAGCGCCAGTTCCTCGTCATGCTGGGCGACCGCGCCTCGCTCTTCGGCAAATGgggcggcctcgtcttccagGGCCTCATTGTCGGCAGCCTCTTCTTCAACATGCCGcagacggccgccggcgccttccCCCGAGGCGGCaccctcttcttcctgctGCTCTTCAACGCCCtcctggccctggccgagatgacggccgccttctcctccaAGCCCATCCTGCTCAAGCACAAGTCCTTTTCCTTCTATCGGCCCTccgcctttgccgtcgcgcagaccgtcgtcgacatACCCCTCGTCTTGACCCAGGTCGTCATCTTCACCCTCATCATCTACTTCATGGCGAACCTGTCCCGGACGGCGTCGCAGTTCTTCATCACCATCCTGATCCTGTGGCTCGTCACCATGACCACCTATGCCTTCttccgcgccatcgccgcctttTGCCGCACCATTGACGTGGCGACGCGCTTCACCGGCATCTCGGTCCAGATCCTCATCGTGTACACCGGCTACCTGATCCCGCCAAAGTCGATGCACCCCTGGTTCAGCTGGCTGCGCTGGATCAACTGGATCCAGTATGGCTTCGAGTGTCTCATGGCCAACGAGTTTGCCGGCCTGAGCCTCGAGTGCGTGCCCCCATACCTCGTGCCACAggtgcccggcgccgagccaCGCTACCAGTCGTGCGCGCTGCAGGGGAGCCAGCCGGGACAGACGAATGTCGACGGGTCGCGATACATCCAGGAGGCCTTTTCGTACAGCCGCTCCCATCTCTGGCGCAATTTCGGCTTCCTCtgggccttcttcttcttcttcgtcctcctgACGGCCCTTGGAATGGAGCTGATGAAGcccaacgccggcggcggagccatCACAATCTTCAAGCGAGGCCAAGTGCCCAAAAAGGTCGAAACAGCCATCGATACCGGAGGACGAGACCAGAGAAACGACGAGGAGCATGGTCCCGTGGCTCACGTCACGCCTGCCATGGCCGGAAACGAAGCGGGCAAGGAAGGGGAgagcagcaacgacgacggccaggtcATGAAGCGTATCGCCAAGAACGAGACCGTCTTTACGTTTCGCAACATCAACTACACCATCCCGTACGAAAAGGGGGAGCGCCGTTTGTTGCAGGATGTGCAGGGTTTCGTGCGGCCCGGCAAGCTGACGGCACTGATGGGCGCGTCCG GCGCGGgcaagacgacgctgctCAACGCGCTGGCCCAGCGCATCAACTTTGGCACCATCACGGGCGagttcctcgtcgacgggcgtcCGCTGCCCAAGTCGTTCCAGCGCGCGACGGGGTTCGCAGAGCAGATGGACGTGCACGAGCCGACAGCGACGgtgcgcgaggcgctgcagttctcggcgctgctgcggcagccgcgtgaggtggcgcgcgaggagaagctggccTACTGCGAAACCATCATCGACTTGCTAGAGATGCGCGACATCGCAGGCGCGAccatcggcatcatcggcgagggcctgAACCAGGAGCAGCGCAAGCGGCTGACCATCGGGGTCGAGCTGGCGTCCAAGCCGGAGCTGCTCAtgttcctcgacgagccgacgTCCGGGCTCGACTCCGGGGCGGCCTTCAACATCGTGCGGTTCCTgcgcaagctggccgacgccgggcAGGCGGTGCTCTGCACGATCCAccagccgtcggcggtgctGTTCGAGCACTttgacgagctgctgctgctcaagtcgggcgggcgcgtcgtctaccacggcgagctgggccgCGACAGCCAGACGCTGCTGCGATACTTTGAGTCGCACGGCGCGcaccgctgcccgcccgacgcGAACCCGGCCGAGTACatgctcgaggccatcggggcgggcgacccCAACTACCGCGGCAAGGACTGGGGCGACgagtgggcggcgtcggaggAGCACGGggctcgcgggcgcgagATCGACGACATGATATCGCGGCGTTCGCACGTCGAGCCGTCGCAgagcctgcgcgacgaccgCGAGTACGCGGCGCCCCTGTCGGCGCAGGtgtcggcggtgatgcggCGCGCGTTCGTGGCGTACTGGCGGACGCCCAGCTACATCGTGGGCAAGTTCATGCTGCACATCCTGACGGGCCTCTTCAACTGCTTCACCTTTTGGCGGCTCGGGTACTCGACCATCGACTACCAGAACCGGCTCTTCTCCATCTTCATGACGCTGaccatctcgccgccgctgatccagcagctgcagcccgtCTTCCTCAACTCGCGCAACATCTTCGAGTCGCGCGAGAACAGCGCCAAGATCTACTCGTGGGTCGCCTgggtcaccgccgccgtcgccgtcgagatcccctacgccatcgtcgccggcggcatctacttttgctgctggtggtggggCATCTTCGGCACGCGCGTCTCGGGCTTCACCTCGGGCTTCTCCTTCCTGCTGGTCCTGCTGTTCGAGCTGTACTACGTCAGCTTCGGCcaggccatcgccgccttcgcccccaacgagctgctcgcctcgCTCCTCGTGCccatcttcttcctcttcgtcgtcagcttctgcggcgtcgtcgtgccccCCATGCAGCTGCCCACCTTTTGGAGGAGCTGGATGTACTGGCTGTCGCCCTTCCACTACCTGCTCGAGGCCtttctcggcgccgccatccacgaccagcccgtcgagtgctccgacgacgagtacgcccgcttcgtcgccccggccggccgctcgTGCGAGCAGTATGCTGGCTCGTacgtcgcccaggccggcggctacctgcgcaccgccgccgatgggcaGTGCGAGTACTGCCAGTATGCCACCGGCGACGACTTTGGCGCGGGCTTCAGCGTCTACTACAGCCACATCTGGCGCGACTTTGGCATCTTTTGCGGCTTTATCGCATTCAACTATGCCGTCATCTTTTTTGCCACATGGTTGCGTTTCCGGGCAAAGAACCCACTcaagccgctgctgcgcaggCTTCAAAAGCCCAAGGAGTAG
- a CDS encoding uncharacterized protein (COG:G~EggNog:ENOG503NY3H) → MRFLFIRHGESVDNVAGVYAGSRDSPLTAHGVLQARRLAPHLAESVDAESPPLAHVFSSTLRRAVKTAQAICDAHNEERRGDGHHRLPVVQVPDLRERHFGSREGVSFRSGAAAPAAPETRTGHDGAETTVAMKRRADAFLDDYIVPLLSCDADEPVSCAVVAHGIILGVLFRALVDRLPRGTVALPVEQQRNGLVVDGAGDGAPPFVLPSWSNTGYLDFVVCSAPVPLTPCLDSSLPLLLSIRRVNCTDHLRGLRKTRGGIGSAAFDERQRTVDSFFSRPPPPPPP, encoded by the coding sequence ATGCGGTTCCTCTTCatccgccacggcgagaGCGTCGACAACGTCGCTGGCGTGTACGCGGGCTCCCGCGACTCGCCTCTGACCGCGCACGGCGTCCTGCAGGCCCGTCGCCTGGCGCCCCATCTGGCGGAGagcgtcgatgccgagagCCCGCCTCTCGCGCacgtcttctcgtcgacgctgcgccgcgccgtcaagaCGGCCCAGGCCATCTGCGACGCCCACAAcgaggagcgccgcggcgacgggcatcATCGCTTACCCGTCGTGCAGGTTCCCGACCTGCGGGAGCGTCATTTCGGGTCCCGCGAGGGCGTCAGCTtccgctccggcgccgcagctcctGCTGCACCCGAGACACGTActggccatgacggcgcggagacgacggTCGCCATGAAGCGTCGCGCAGacgccttcctcgacgactaCATCGTGCCGTTGCTGTCCTGCGATGCAGACGAGCCCGTCTCCTGCGCAGTCGTCGCGCACggcatcatcctcggcgtTCTCTTCCGAGCGCTCGTGGATCGCTTGCCTCGCGGCACCGTGGCCCTGCCCGTGGAGCAGCAACgcaacggcctcgtcgtcgacggcgcaggcgatGGTGCTCCTCCGTTCGTCCTCCCCTCGTGGAGCAACACAGGCTACCTCGACTTTGTCGTGTGCAGCGCGCCCGTCCCGCTTACTCCGTGTCTGGACTCGTCGcttccgctgctgctcagcaTTCGGCGCGTCAACTGCACCGATCACCTCCGTGGCCTGCGCAagacgcgcggcggcatcggcagcgccgcctttgaCGAGCGGCAACGCACCGTAGACAGCTTCTTCtctcgaccgcctccgccgccgccgccttga
- a CDS encoding uncharacterized protein (COG:S~SMCOG1042:O-methyltransferase~antiSMASH:Cluster_12.1~EggNog:ENOG503NVCR), whose translation MVKQLEEDKFSSESITRELAGPALESGVHLLFDLHDRTFQALPEFLAENGYKDISDSQNGIFQKAFGTDLACYEYLALDTKLQGQFQDSMALHSPTSGDWLSALPGHLVEETPALEHDPVLFVDIGGGMGHQSIRLRERYPNAIGRVILQDMQVTIDRISKPMPHGVEAMVHGLFDPQPVKGAKLYYLRNVLHGLPDRDGVTVLENIRTAMSPESRLVIDDIVVPGQGASREICQLDFIMMASIAGKKRTKGEWQSLLDAAGYKIVDICTYDWVAHDSLIIASL comes from the exons ATGGTGAAGCAGTTGGAAGAAGACAAGTTCTCCTCAGAAAGTATAACTCGGGAGTTGGCCGGCCCTGCTCTGGAATCTGGTGTCCACCTTCT GTTTGACCTTCATGATCGAACGTTTCAGGCCCTGCCAGAATTCCTGGCCGAAAATGGATACAAGGACATCAGTGATAGCCAAAACGGCATTTTTCAGAAGGCATTTGGGACCGATCTTGCCTGTTACGAATATCTTGCCCTGGACACAAAGCTCCAGGGCCAGTTCCAAGATTCCATGGCGCTCCACTCGCCTACTAGCGGAGATTGGCTCTCAGCGTTGCCAGGACATCTGGTCGAAGAGACCCCGGCCCTGGAACATGACCCTGTTCTATTCGTTGATATTGGTGGAGGCATGGGCCACCAAAGTATTCGACTGCGCGAGAGGTACCCAAATGCTATTGGCCGTGTTATTCTCCAAGACATGCAAGTCACCATTGACCGAATTTCGAAACCCATGCCACATGGGGTTGAGGCTATGGTGCACGGCCTCTTCGATCCCCAGCCCGTGAAAG GTGCAAAGTTGTACTACCTCCGTAATGTTCTCCATGGTCTTCCTGACCGCGACGGCGTTACCGTTTTGGAAAACATACGCACCGCCATGAGTCCGGAGTCACGCCTCGTTAttgacgacatcgtcgtccccggACAGGGTGCATCTAGGGAAATTTGTCAACTTGACTTCATCATGATGGCGTCAATCGCGGGAAAGAAACGAACAAAGGGCGAATGGCAAAGCCTGCTTGATGCCGCGGGGTACAAGATCGTGGATATTTGCACTTATGATTGGGTGGCACATGATTCCTTGATCATCGCGTCACTTTAG
- a CDS encoding uncharacterized protein (antiSMASH:Cluster_12.1), with the protein MSKPDWQASPSSTLTSEADKSKQSPTPSNAAPAPASTMQDEKDEARLRAEAAYRWGKTPSSSGGGPSETDPARLPANHPVHKIPPEKQDEMRSKGINPVLRAEMDEATKGQGKARGFWSKYGLTSTGPWMR; encoded by the coding sequence ATGTCCAAACCCGACTGGCAagcatcaccatcatccaCTCTCACGTCCGAAGCCGATAAAAGTAAGCAATCGCCAACACCAtccaacgccgcccccgcccccgccagcACAATGCAAGACGAGAAGGACGAGGCACGCCTGCGGGCAGAAGCCGCATACCGATGGGGcaagacgccctcgtcgtcaggcggcggcccgagCGAGACGGACCCGGCCCGGCTGCCGGCGAACCACCCGGTGCACAAGATCCCGCCCGAGAAGCAGGACGAGATGCGCAGCAAGGGCATCAACCCGGTGCTGAGGgccgagatggacgaggcgaccaaggggcagggcaaggcgcgCGGGTTCTGGAGTAAATATGGGCTGACGAGCACGGGGCCGTGGATGAGGTAG
- a CDS encoding uncharacterized protein (COG:S~EggNog:ENOG503NYE6) encodes MAPDVIDLVSSSPPPTSRAAAAAAPSQARNDKSHPQRHVGSHKRPSTEARPPAASTAAATAAAAVSVTAVADLTGLSDFDCSDDDIDLLIAARPPPKRQRTASPSRRPAAQHVTAAMQAPSSRPPLIVGRAAAAQPARRELEPIEVSSSMEQPTPRPKQHGGSGAMSVLALPVVSSDPFASSPEPAAVLSTLGAGRQVSRAADLSPEVARSMSLDPFESSPTRNRPSPKQSAGAPRDSARARACVWPVPEEDIDPFESSPESGNALAATHESLSRAATQSPISLSLARTTAGPRSSRSGASRPNPPPRAFTRVLSETDVISIDDSDSNGSEGSELADIASIDITKRPLKPRSPLRRSRSDNIIGKSRLTNPAARHGAKPSIDKAAREAAKAAEKERKKRERERNKEAKAREKERAAALAEVNKLRTDKKVSTPEMIVDLPACLAPDHRVQVETLLEGLDVEFATWDSGDHPVIKWRRKVRSRFDEDLGRWEPIPAHVRDEKHVLTILNANEFVSLATRDALDGHVGNIRDKFPHHHILYLLQGMTPWMRKNRNLRNRQFTSGVRAAAVHAQQQQQQQGAILSSSSATTTAASSRGGRSTAAAAAYVSEDMVEDALLRLQVVHDVFIHHTAVPAETARWVAAFTQHISTIPYRRQRDHATAAAGFCMESGQVRTGKDASDTYVRMLQEIVRITAPIAYGVAAEFDSVTKLVHGLEAGGPDRLDKVHKSANRDGQLSDRTIGPAVSRRICKVFTGRDETSTDV; translated from the coding sequence ATGGCGCCGGACGTGATCGACCTCGTCTCCTCGAGCCCCCCGCCGACCtcaagggcagcagcggcagcagcaccatcgcAGGCTCGCAACGACAAGAGTCACCCTCAGCGGCATGTGGGCTCTCATAAGCGCCCCTCGACGGAGGcacggccgcccgcggcatcgactgctgccgccaccgccgccgctgctgtgaGCGTCACAGCCGTGGCCGACCTGACTGGGCTCTCCGACTTCGActgcagcgacgacgacatcgacctGCTCATAGCCGCGCGTCCGCCCCCGAAGCGCCAGCGCACAGCGTCCCCCTCGCGTCGCCCTGCTGCACAACACGTCACGGCCGCGATGCAGGCCCCGTCGTCTCGACCGCCGCTGATTGTCGgacgcgccgctgccgcacagCCCGCGCGCAGGGAACTGGAGCCCATTGAGGTGTCGAGCTCCATGGaacagccgacgccgcggccaaaGCAGCACGGCGGCTCGGGGGCCATGTCGGTGCTTGCCCTGCCCGTTGTGAGCTCCGATCCCTTCGCAAGCTCCCCGGAGCCGGCTGCTGTACTGTCTACTCTAGGAGCTGGGCGACAGGTGTCACGCGCGGCGGACCTGTCGCCTGAGGTCGCGCGCTCCATGTCCTTGGATCCGTTCGAGAGCTCTCCAACGCGAAACCGACCGTCGCCAAAACAATCCGCAGGGGCTCCCAGGGACTCAGCGCGGGCTCGGGCATGTGTCTGGCCGGTCCCTGAAGAGGACATCGACCCCTTTGAAAGCTCACCCGAGTCTGGCAATGCTCTAGCTGCCACCCATGAGTCCCtgagccgcgccgcgacgcaaTCACCCATCTCGTTGTCCCTCGCCAGGACTACTGCTGGGCCACGTTCCTCACGGTCAGGCGCATCCCGGCCCAATCCTCCGCCCCGCGCCTTCACTAGGGTGCTTTCCGAGACAGACGTCATCAGCATTGACGACTCGGACTCGAATGGCTCCGAAGGCAGCGAGTTGGCCGACATTGCCAGCATCGACATCACCAAGCGACCGCTCAAACCCCGGTCCCCTCTTCGGCGCTCCCGCAGCGACAACATCATCGGCAAGTCTCGTCTGACCAATCCAGCGGCCAGGCACGGCGCCAAACCGTccatcgacaaggccgcTCGGGAAGCCGCCAAGGCTGCCGAAAAGGAGCGCAAgaagcgggagcgggagcgcaACAAGGAGGCAAAAGCGCGGGAGAAggagcgcgcggccgcgcTCGCAGAGGTCAACAAGCTGCGGACGGACAAGAAGGTGTCGACGCCCGAAATGATTGTCGACCTGCCAGCATGCCTGGCCCCCGACCACAGGGTGCAGGTCGAGACGCTCCTCGAggggctcgacgtcgagttTGCGACCTGGGACAGTGGTGACCATCCCGTCATCAAGTGGCGCCGCAAAGTGAGGAGCCGCTTCGACGAGGATCTCGGGCGCTGGGAGCCGATCCCCGCGCATGTCCGCGACGAGAAGCACGTCCTCACGATTCTCAACGCCAACGAGTTCGTCAGCCTCGCGACGCGGGACGCGCttgacggccacgtcggcaACATCAGGGACAAGTTccctcaccaccacatccTGTACCTGCTGCAGGGAATGACGCCCTGGATGCGCAAGAACCGGAACCTGCGTAACAGGCAGTTCACCTCGGGCgtccgcgctgccgctgtccacgcgcagcagcagcagcagcagcagggtgccatcctctcctcctcctccgccaccactaccgccgccagcagtcGCGGTGGCCggtccacggcggccgccgccgcgtacGTGTCCGAAGACATGGTCGAGGACGCACTGCTGCGCCTGCAGGTCGTGCACGACGTCTTCATCCACCACACCGCCGtgccggccgagacggcccgCTGGGTGGCCGCCTTCACGCAGCACATATCCACGATACCTTACCGCCGGCAGAGGGAccacgccacggcggcggcgggcttctgCATGGAGAGCGGGCAGGTGCGCACGGGGAAGGACGCGAGCGACACGTACGTGCGCATGCTGCAGGAGATTGTGCGCATCACAGCACCCATTGCGtacggcgtggcggccgagttCGACAGCGTGACCAAGCTCGTCCAcgggctcgaggccggcgggccGGACAGGCTGGACAAGGTGCACAAGAGCGCAAACAGGGACGGGCAGCTGTCGGACCGGACCATTGGACCGGCCGTCAGCAGGAGGATCTGCAAGGTCTTTACGGGCCGTGACGAGACGAGCACGGATGTATAA